A window of the Cucurbita pepo subsp. pepo cultivar mu-cu-16 chromosome LG01, ASM280686v2, whole genome shotgun sequence genome harbors these coding sequences:
- the LOC111806094 gene encoding homeobox-leucine zipper protein ATHB-6-like, with product MKRPADSMGALMSISPTTDQEQSPRNNGVNGTEFQSMLDGFGEEGYVEELGHVSEKKRRLSVEQVKALEKNFEVENKLEPERKVKLARELGLQSRQVAVWFQNRRARWKTKQLERDYGVLKTNYQNLKLTYETLQHDNQALLKEIQELKKKLQEDNSESNLSVEEEMTVPADSENALIEQIKPEITDQFSVPLATETQDFNYESLHSNGGEGEEVSLFPDFKDGSSDSDSSAILNEDYGPTVAISSPVVLQHNHQHFMTGAASPSPSPDVKLNCATTALNYLQYQKGYQQQTQMFPKMEEHNFFSGEETCNFFSDEQAPTLHWWS from the exons ATGAAGAGGCCTGCAGATTCCATGGGTGCGCTCATGTCCATTTCCCCAACTACAG ATCAAGAACAGAGTCCGAGAAACAACGGTGTGAATGGCACGGAATTCCAGTCGATGCTGGATGGATTTGGTGAAGAAGGTTACGTTGAAGAATTGGGACATGTTTCTGAGAAGAAGAGACGGCTGAGTGTGGAGCAAGTTAAGGCTCTAGAGAAGAATTTCGAAGTTGAAAACAAGCTCGAACCAGAGAGGAAAGTGAAGCTGGCTCGAGAACTTGGGTTACAGTCCCGACAAGTGGCTGTTTGGTTCCAAAATCGTCGAGCCAGATGGAAAACCAAGCAATTGGAAAGAGATTATGGCGTTCTCAAAACCAATTACCAGAATCTCAAACTCACTTATGAAACTCTCCAACACGACAATCAAGCTCTCCTTAAAGAG ATTCAGGAACTGAAAAAGAAGCTTCAAGAAGATAACTCAGAGAGCAATCTTTCGGTGGAGGAAGAGATGACGGTGCCGGCCGATTCTGAGAATGCTCTGATTGAACAAATTAAGCCGGAAATTACCGATCAGTTCTCTGTTCCACTAGCAACGGAGACCCAAGACTTCAATTACGAGAGCCTCCACAGCAATGGCggagaaggggaagaagtcTCATTGTTCCCCGATTTCAAAGATGGGTCATCCGATAGCGATTCAAGCGCAATTTTGAACGAAGATTACGGTCCAACGGTGGCCATTTCTTCACCGGTGGTTCTGCAACACAACCACCAACACTTCATGACAGGGGCAGCATCTCCGTCTCCTTCCCCCGACGTGAAACTGAACTGCGCAACGACGGCGCTGAATTACTTGCAATATCAAAAAGGGTATCAACAACAAACACAGATGTTTCCGAAAATGGAGGAGCATAATTTCTTCAGTGGAGAGGAGACTTGTAACTTCTTTTCCGACGAGCAAGCTCCGACTCTGCACTGGTGGAGCTAA